One Alnus glutinosa chromosome 3, dhAlnGlut1.1, whole genome shotgun sequence genomic region harbors:
- the LOC133862838 gene encoding pentatricopeptide repeat-containing protein At2g03880, mitochondrial, translated as MFKNLGILSFSHRACHQFNHIDLAHFVHGIVNPSLDSNRLLNELSKSGRIGEARKMFDKMSERDEFSWNTMIAAYANSGMLAEARKLFDDTPNRSSIAWSSLISGYCRYGCEMEAFELFREMHSEGQNLSQYTLGSVLRGCSILGSLRRGENVHGYVIKTGFDFNVFVITGLVDMYAKCKCILEAEYLFETLSDSRNYVLWTAMLTGYSQIGHGFKAIECFRDMRAKGVESNQFTFPSILTACAVVSACNFGAQVHGCIITSGFGANVFVQSALVDMYAKCGDLNSARRALENMETDDVVSWNSMIVGCVRHGFEEEAQSLFKKMHAKDMKINDFTYPSVLNSFASMMDMKNSKSVHCLIVKTGFEGYRLVSNALVDMYAKQGNLDCAFKVFNQMIDKDVISWTSLVTGYAHNGSHGEAIKLFCDMRTTGICPDQFVIASVLSACSELTVLEFGQQVHANFIKSGLESSLSVDNSLVTMYAKCGCIEDANRVFDSMQVRDVITWTALIVGYAQNGKGKDSIQFYDQMIAGGTKPDFITFIGVLFACSHAGLVEDGHRFFESMNKVYGIKPGPEHYACMIDLLGRSGKINEAKQLLNKMDVKPDATVWKALLAACRVHGNLELGEMAANNLFELEPVNAMPYVLLSNMYSAANRWEDAARIRKLMKSMGISKEPGYSWIEMNSHVHKFMSEDRGHPRTSEIYSKIDEIMILIKEAGYVPDMSFALHDMDEEGKKLALAYHSEKLAVAFGLLTVPPGAPIRIFKNLRVCGDCHTAMKYISRVFLRHIILRDSNCFHHFRDGICSCGDYW; from the coding sequence ATGTTCAAGAATCTAGGAATTTTGAGTTTCTCTCATAGAGCATGCCATCAATTCAATCACATAGATTTAGCTCATTTCGTTCATGGCATTGTGAATCCTAGCTTGGATTCGAACCGACTGCTTAATGAACTGTCTAAATCTGGTCGAATCGGTGAAGCCCGTAaaatgtttgataaaatgtctgAAAGGGACGAGTTTAGTTGGAACACGATGATTGCTGCTTATGCGAATTCAGGAATGCTAGCTGAAGCTAGAAAGCTTTTTGATGATACTCCGAATAGAAGTTCTATTGCTTGGTCTTCTCTTATATCAGGGTATTGTCGATATGGTTGTGAAATGGAAGCTTTTGAATTGTTTAGAGAAATGCATTCCGAGGGACAAAATCTGAGCCAGTATACATTGGGCAGTGTTCTGAGGGGATGTTCAATATTGGGTTCGCTCCGGAGAGGTGAAAACGTTCATGGTTATGTGATCAAGACTGGATTTGACTtcaatgtttttgttattacTGGTCTTGTTGACATGTACGCAAAGTGCAAGTGCATTTTGGAAGCTGAGTATCTCTTTGAGACATTGTCTGACAGCAGAAATTATGTGTTATGGACTGCTATGCTTACAGGGTACTCTCAGATTGGTCATGGCTTTAAGGCAATTGAGTGTTTTCGAGACATGAGAGCAAAAGGGGTGGAGTCCAATCAGTTTACCTTTCCTAGCATTTTGACAGCCTGTGCGGTGGTTTCAGCATGTAATTTTGGGGCTCAGGTGCATGGGTGCATAATTACGAGTGGTTTTGGAGCTAATGTGTTTGTCCAAAGTGCATTGGTTGATATGTATGCAAAATGTGGAGACTTGAATAGTGCAAGGAGGGCATTAGAGAATATGGAAACTGATGACGTTGTTTCTTGGAACTCGATGATAGTTGGGTGTGTGAGGCATGGATTTGAAGAGGAAGCTCAGTCCTTATTTAAGAAGATGCATGCAAAAGATATGAAGATTAATGATTTTACATACCCTTCGGTACTAAACTCTTTTGCCTCCATGATGGatatgaaaaactcaaaatctGTCCACTGTTTGATTGTCAAGACTGGATTCGAGGGTTATAGGCTTGTGAGCAATGCTCTCGTTGACATGTATGCAAAACAAGGAAACTTAGATTGTGCATTTAAGGTGTTCAATCAGATGATAGACAAGGATGTGATCTCATGGACCTCCCTAGTCACAGGATATGCTCACAATGGCTCTCATGGAGAAGCTATTAAATTGTTTTGTGATATGAGAACTACAGGAATTTGTCCGGACCAATTTGTGATTGCCAGCGTCTTGAGTGCCTGTTCAGAGTTGACAGTCTTAGAATTTGGGCAACAAGTTCATGCAAACTTTATTAAATCTGGCCTTGAATCATCTTTGTCCGTAGATAATTCCCTTGTCACAATGTATGCAAAATGTGGGTGTATAGAAGATGCCAATAGGGTCTTCGACTCAATGCAAGTTCGAGATGTGATTACTTGGACTGCTTTAATAGTCGGTTATGCACAAAATGGTAAAGGAAAGGACTCCATACAATTTTATGATCAGATGATAGCAGGTGGCACAAAGCCGGACTTCATAACTTTTATTGGTGTACTATTTGCTTGCAGCCATGCTGGTCTTGTAGAAGATGGTCACCGGTTTTTTGAATCAATGAATAAGGTCTATGGAATAAAGCCAGGTCCTGAACACTATGCCTGTATGATTGACCTCTTGGGGCGCTCAGGAAAAATTAATGAGGCTAAGCAATTACTGAATAAAATGGATGTTAAACCAGATGCAACAGTATGGAAGGCACTACTTGCTGCATGTAGAGTACATGGGAATTTAGAGCTGGGAGAGATGGCAGCAAACAACCTTTTTGAATTGGAACCCGTGAATGCTATGCCTTACGTTCTATTATCTAACATGTATTCTGCAGCCAACAGATGGGAAGATGCTGCAAGAATTCGAAAATTGATGAAATCAATGGGAATCAGTAAGGAACCTGGTTACAGTTGGATTGAGATGAACAGCCATGTGCATAAATTTATGTCTGAAGATAGAGGCCATCCAAGGACATCTGAGATCTATTCCAAGATAGATGAGATTATGATATTAATCAAGGAAGCTGGTTACGTGCCAGACATGAGTTTTGCACTTCATGACATGGATGAAGAGGGTAAGAAGCTTGCTCTAGCTTATCACAGTGAGAAGTTGGCCGTTGCTTTTGGGCTTCTCACCGTGCCACCAGGAGCACCAATTCGCATTTTTAAGAATCTTCGAGTTTGCGGAGATTGCCATACTGCTATGAAATATATATCAAGAGTATTTCTTCGACACATTATTTTGAGGGATTCAAACTGTTTTCATCATTTTAGAGACGGAATTTGTTCTTGTGGGGACTATTGGTAG